GCTAGAACAAAGCTTGATCAGTGCCCAGACCATGCAGATATGTGAAAATATGCACggagaattgtctcccaacaGACAGGCTAGTATATtcttgaaacaaatataatatgcTATAAGAAATATCTGGAGAATAAGAAAccttatatttgtaaaattttatatttgtaaattgaaaatactAAGGAACTAAACACAAGACAATAATAGAAGGGATGGAAGAAAAAGATGAGGGTGTCTTCTTGAAATcagaacaaaatggacaaaaagatggaaaacaagaGAGGAAAGATAGGAAAATGAGATGAATCCATGAGGTTCAGTATCCAACTAGTTAAGGAGTTCCAGAAAACGGGGGAAGAGGAAATGGGGCGTCATTATCAAAGGATGGATGCAGTTGCCAGAACTGGAGAACATGGGTGCACGCTGCCAAGTCTTGAGAGCACCCGGCACAGTGAATGAAGGCGGGTTCCATCCAGGGCACCTCAGAGTGGGGCCTCCTGCTGTGAGGTCGTGCAGCAGGACTGGACAGTCTCCTGAGAGCTCAGGCCTGTGTGCTCTGCCACCTTCCTCCTTCACACTTCTGCATCCTCCAATTTGATCTTTGGAAGACCCTGAggattctcttccctctctctctattgCTTTCCAGTTACTGGGATCCTCCTCCCACCTCATCCCTTAGCTGGGCCCCAGGAGCCCAGGTTCTGCCTGTCCTTGGGCCTTCTCACCCTGCCTTGCCCACCCCTACTGACCCTCATGGTCAACTTCCCAAGCACTGAATCAACCAGGCTTTGGAAGGGCACCTTATCCCCACCCACAGAGGGGCCCCCAgtgcctgcctcccaccccatggCCTCCGAGAGCCCCATGTGACTGTCTGAGACAGATGTTTCCTGCTCCCTGGGGAATGCTGTGTCAGTGGCCAGGCAAGCCCCAGAGCTGACATCTGCCCGACCTGCCATGGGCCCCAACCTGCTACTGCTGTTGCTCCTGGGACTGGCAGGTAAGGTTAGAAGGAGGTGCACTCAGGGCCCCCTACACTCCGCTCCAGGCCCAGGAATAACCAGCATTATCGAGGCAACAATAACATATGTAGGGCCCAGAAGGTGGACCTCTCCGTGCCTGTGCCCCTGTGGCAGTGGGTGGACTGGAAAGTTCCCGCAGCTCCTGCCCAGCCTTCCCATGTCCTTTCCTTCCCTAGGCCAGGGCTCAGCGGGCACCTTCCCGGAGGTGCTGCAGGCCCCTGTGGGGGGCTCCATTCTGGTGCAGTGCCACTACGGGCTCCAGGACATCAAGGCTCGGAAGGTGTGGTGCCGGGTCTTGCCAGAAGGGTGCCAGACCTTGGTGTCCTCGGCTGTGAATCGCAGAGCCTCTGGGGGCGAGCGCATGTTTCTCACCGACCTGGGGGGCGGCCTGCTCCAGGTGGAGATGATTACCCTGCGGGAGGAGGATGCCGGGGAGTATGGCTGCGTGGTGGAGGGGGCCACGGGGCCCCAGACGGTGCACAGAGTCGCTTTGGATGTGCTCCCTCCAGGTGAGTTCTCCTCGGCTGGCCattgcccctccctgcccccaccggCTGCTCTTGGGTCCTTGGAGGATGGGGATCCttagcaggaggagggaggagataTTTTTGACAGCTCCCCAGGGACCGGAAACCAAACTGGGTGAGCAGTCTGAGATACAACAGCCAGACAGTGGGTCCCTCCCCCAACCCGCACCAGCGGGTCTCTCCACTGGAAGGCACATTCTCCTTCCTCACCCATGGCCTTGGCCTCCTCCTGCAGCATTTTCAACAtacttgatattattttttttccccttagaagcattttaaagttttaatttggaCATAGCAACctggaattccttttttttttttttaaatcttccagtTTATTACTCCTGTTATAATGGGTTTGATGGCTTAAAATGACCAAATCCgggtttcatttaattttgtcttCACTGGGCATCTAGTATGTGCCTCACCTTCAAGCAGGGTGCATTTGGTGCCTGAATTACTTCAActcattctgttttaaaaaaaagaggaaaatgtcaCTAATAGATATCGGTATTGTCAACCCTATTTTGAATATAGAAAGTACTTTATTTTGATAGGCTGTGGTTTTCTCTCACAGGCTACAACTTTCTAATGTCTAAGCATTTATTAAAAGACAATtctaaagtagaaaaagaaattttccagaaaaattggatgttgtaaaaaaaaaaaatgttctggaaggAAAATGGCCAGGTTGCCTGCAGAAGTGGAGACTGCTACTACCTTTCTTTTATGGATGATGAGTCTTTCATTTTCAGGTCTTTCTCAAGTAATTTGTGCCCAATCCCCAAatcaggaaatgaagaaaggcctttttcctcttcttggtTTTCCCCCCATTTGTTAATTATGAGGTGGACTAAGTTGTCATTAGAATCCCTCTCATCTCTGGTCCATGATCATCATTTTATGTCATCCTCTGTCCTCCTTCCCCAACACTCTAAGGTCTAGTAACTCCAGCTCGTAGGACAGATGcactggagagaggggcaggtgctgggggcCCAATAGCTGTAGAGGATGGATGTAGAGGATGCTCAGGCCGGCTGGTGGAGTGTGGCTTTCAGGGAGGATACGAGTGGCTTAGAAGGCACCAGGAGGGCAGGATATAGGTAGGCAAGAGGGGAGAAACAGCATCTCCAGATCCTGGTTTGGCTTAAGGTGGGAGGTAGGAACGATGAGCCTCTGAGAACAAGGAAGACTCCTATCCTGAGAGTCTAGAAGGACTGGCCAGGTTCCCAAGACAGATCCTCAGGCCCAACCCTGAGTCCCACAGCCAGAAGTTGAGCATGTTGCAGGGATGATGGAAGCCTTGTCACAAAACCAAGACTTGGGGTCTGAGCAAGGCTCTCAGCAAGGATCACTTGGATTGTTTCACATTAGGGGTGACCCTAGAATTCCTTAGATCCTGAGGGCAGAGCTTCAGATGGGCTCAACCAGCctgcagggcggggggggggggggtcacatgGTTGCAGGTATATGGAGAGGTCTAGCAGGCTGTGCTGAGGCCCTTTTAGAAACCAATCGATAAGCACCAGGAGCAAGGTTGCCACTGAGGATAAGAGTGGAGAACCTATTCGGGGGCAGTGTGGGGGAGCAGGTGAAGAAGGAAGGTGGGGCAAGGGATGGGAGCTGGTGGTGGAGGGGAAAATGGGCCTGGTCACAACCAGgtaaatatggaaagaacccatCCCTGATCTCCAGAATTAGGGCCCCTGAGGAATATGCCAAGCCCACATTAGTGTTTCTTACTTGGAATCTCTCCTTCCTCAGAcccactccccccagcccctcagaTCTTAACAGGCCTGTGACCCTGCCCACCATGGATGGCTATGTGCTCATTAATATTTCCTTCTGACTCAGCTCCTAGCCTGAAAGAGGAGGAGACCTATAAGGTTGGGAGTCTGGCTGATGGCCCCTCCTCAGACACTGTGGATAGTGCCAGCCCTTTGGAACCCAGCCAGGATAAGAGGTACTGACAAGAGCTGTATTCGGTGGCTGGGAAAAGGGTGGTGGTGGGAAAGGGGGTGAAAGATTGTTCAGAGCCCCAGGCTAACTCAAGGGGAAACCTTATGGTTCCTTCCACCCCTGGGGAACTTCTGATCAGGCAGGAGGTCAGGCAGACCTGCCTGTCTATCCCAGTTCAGCAATGACCCTTTATCTCAGTGGTCTCCAGCCAGGATACCCTGATAatgtgtttctccttctgccctgcctgAGTATGCCCTCCTCATTCCATCCCTCAAATCCTCTTCTTGCAACCATGGCTCACCAAGAACAACACCCCTCTCCACCGCTCCGGGGTTCCTGGTGAGCAGCTTCCTGCCAGGTTCAGGCCTGAGCTCACCTACACCTTTATGTCCTTCAGCATCCCCTTGATCTGGGGCACCATGCTCCTGCTGAGCCTgctggtggtggcagtggtgCTGTTTGCTGTGATGGCCAAGAGGAAAGGTAGGTAGCTGTCCACCCGCCGACCCCAGCATAGCCCCGCTGGTCATGTACCAGCTGGTCTTGTAGACAATGCTGGACTCAGTCTGTGTCCCCTGTAGATGGGCTTGTCTAGGCTTTAGTAAGGCCCTCGGATCCTAGAAGTTCCCAGACGAGGGGTGGACGGGAAGGAGATTCAGTGGGAGCTGTCCTGGGGACAGATAGGAATCAGACAGGGTGGGCAGTGGGATAGACAGGTgactggaggaggtgagggaagggATTCAGTAGACAGGCTGAGTGTTGAGGCAGGATGAAGGGAGTTGGAAGCAGTAAGTGGGTGGGAGGCTCCTGGCAGGCTGGGGCAGAACTGGGGAGGCAGTGGGTAAGGTTTGCTGGTAGGAGTGGGATGAAGGGTCTGGACCAGGAATGAGGCTTCAGGGACTACTGAAGGTAGTGAGGGGATGGGCCCTGAACCAGAATGGGAAGCAGACTGTGGTGTCATCCTCTGTCTTCCCAGAGAACAGGCTTGGTGTCCGTGGCCAACCTCAGAGCAGTGGCATTCCAGGCATGGTAAGAGGCCTCTGCAGGCCCCCAGCCAAACTCCCCAGACCTTCCATCGGTCCAGCTCAGTGAGAGGTCCCAGGATAAGGGGGTAGAAAAAGACTGGGGCCCAGTCAGGGTCCATACCCTCTTCCTAAATGCTGTAAACTTGGCACCAGTTGTCTTCCACCTTCCCACCTGGGTATTTCACCCTCCCCGATTTGGGGAGAAAGTTAGGGCTTAAAAATCTTCAAAGGGAAGCCCTCTTGCCCACTGACATACTCAGGATTTGAGAGACAGATCCAGTGTGGTCCTGGGCTTCCCCCCCAAAGGGAACTGGGGCAGAAGGGgcattttctctctgcctcactcACCTGTTTTTGTTACAGGCCACCTCCTCAGTGGCCCACCATATCAGCAACTCTGGACTGGGACTTGATTTGCCATCGGACATTCCATATGCTAGGCTCGACTCACCACCTTCCTTTGACAATACCACCTATAGCGTACCTCTTGATCCCCCATCAGAGaaatccccacccccagcccaatCCTCATCGCCCCCTCTGCCTCCTAAGGTCCTAACGTGCTCCAAGCCTGTGACATATGCCACAGTCATCTTCCCTGGAAGGGACAAGGTTGGAGGGGCCTCCCTTGAGCCAGCCCAGGATCCACTGAATGGCCAAATGCCACCCAGCTAAGCCGTCCATCATACCATACACTCACGGAGACTATCCTCAGAACTCTGtgcatccagccagccagcccatgCCCTAGACCCTTACGATATCAGAGCAGCTAGGGACTTTAGGTTCTAATCTAACATCTTGACTTTTCTGACCTGGAAAGTGAGACTTAAATGTGACTGAGGTGTCTTGGGAGTCCCCCATGCTTGTTCCTCTGCCATTTTACTACTGAGCTAAATAAACTCTGATTGGTAATATATGAGCTCTTGATGtttgagggggaaggaaagggccTGAGTTTGACTATTCCCATGGCCTGGGAACTGAAGATTCTGGTCCAGAGTTTGTGTTGCATGATCTGGTGCCTGTTCTGCCTGTAGGGACATAGTTTCATTCTCTGGTCAGAATACTGTGATGCAGTTTGATTCGAGGGGCACTAAGAACACTTCTTCAAAAGTATTTCCTGCCTTTCTCATGGTACCTAAATTATAGATCCATTAGCTTAAGTCTAGAGatttcttctgccttctgctctgcaCCTTGTAAACAAGCGGCATCTTCTGATGTGACAACATATGACGGGAGGAAGGGGATAATGTGAGTGAAAGGAGACTCAGGACAGATGGGGTGAGAGAGATGGAGCTGAAAAGAAATAGGAGTGATGTtaagggaacaaactgagggttgctacaggggaggtcagtgggatggggtaactggatgatgggcattaaggaggacacttgaactaatgagcactgggtgttatatgcaaccgatgaatcactaGTCTatccttgaaactaataatacactatatgttaactatattgaattgaaataaaaaataaaaaaaattggagtaAGATCAGAAATCGAAATAAATCCCAAGCCTATTCCTTGGCAGGACCAAGGATTTTTAAGCACCAGGAGATAAAAGACCTCTGCAGACATGTTTTATCAGAGCTGGCTCTCAAATGGGTGGACATCTGGTAGCACTGTACTCTTTGGCCTGAAATCTGGAGCCTGGAAAGAGCCCAGTGGAGCAAAGGCATGGCATGGGAAGAAGGTGAATGAATGGTAAAGGTGTGGCCATTGTCAAATGTAAATGAAAGCTAGTCCAGGCTGGGGGTGGAAGAGCCTTTAAGGTCTCTGCCAGgatttcttctgaaactgttcaatTTGAAACTCTTTGCCCATATTGAGATGACAGACAGATGGAGAGGATGAGGTGCTCAGGCACCTATTCTTCTTACAATCACGGAGAGCTAGGCATAAAGTGGTTTTCACCATCTGGAGAGGCCCTGAGTTTGGTCTAGGTACCTGAGAAAGGACAGGCAGGGTGTGTACCCTGGGCTCCAGCTGGGTAGGCCTAGTGATGCTATTTTCAGGGAACTCTGGCAGGATGTTCTGAGCCTCCCCTGATAGAGTCGCAGCCTGTGACAGAACATAAATTTACTTCTGTCCCTTGTGGAGACAGCAGCTGCCCACCAATCGACTAAGCCCTCCTTTTCCCTGGCTAAGATAACTAGGGACTTGCctgctggggaggagaggcaatGAGGGTAGGGAGAGaatgtgggggaagggcagaataAAGTCTAAAAAGAACCCCTCTGGGAAAAAGTTACTCTGGTCTGAATGTAGTTTGAACTTTTTATAGCCTGACAGAAGTAAAAGTATATTTAACAACACAAAGGAAAATACTAAGATCAATTGGCTggtagagaagagggaaggaggaaaaggaaatatattaattCCATCATTGCTCATGGTAGAAGCCTATGAATACCAACCAGAATCTCACTTATAACAGTAACTTCTGAGATGAAAATACAGATCTTCTAAATTTTATCATAAGAAACatatgaaaacaaagcaaagaaaatgcagGTGACATGACAAGGCCATTGCTTCATATCGGAACCTTTggaatgcagctaaagcagtTCTCAGAGGAAACAACAAGAATTAAGCATCTTACTCAAACTGCTAGTTcatttgaaagaaggaaaattatataactaatacataaataaaagagcttgttctttgaaatgagatgaaataaaGGAGACAAAGTGTTAGCTATTaacttaaaaagaagaatgaaataagaaatgaccaggggaaaataatcatagatataaagacaatgaaaaaaacGAGAGTATTTTGTGCTCATGGtggtggttggggtgggggtaaTGAATGTAGAGAAGGCTGAAATAAGTTTTTGGGGTGACTGAAATGTTTTCTATCATGACTGTGGTAGTGGTTACCTGggtgtatatatttgtcaaagcCCATCATTAAAATAGGAGcactttcagggcacctgggtggctcagttgattaagcatctgcctttggctcaggtcatgatcccagggtcctaggatcgacccctgcattgggctccctggattggcaggaagcctgcttctccctctcctgcttcctctgcttgtgtttcctctctcattgtgtctctgtcaaataaataaataaaatctttaaaaaaaataggtgcaCTTTCTTGTATGTAAATTCTGTTttgataaagttaatttttaaaaaatacttgaaagacCATGGGGGAATAGTTAAAATAATCTTAGCGAGGAAAATGCTCTTTAAATTATACAAAACTCAGAAGCCATAAAAGAATTCATTGATATATTTAAACTGATacattaaaataaggaaagacTGATATCTTTTTCTCCATGACAAAAGCACAACTCATCAAAGGCAGAGAGCTCAGTAGGGGTTACtacaaataaattagaaaacaaatacttaataggatatatagatatagctcataaaataggaaatataaacataataaagaTGTTTAACTTCAtctaagggaaatgcaaattaaaagtacattgagaatgacttaaaagaaaatggttaaagaactcagaaaattctccccccccccccgcctaatttttatttaaattctagttagttaatgtatagtgtaatattggtttcaggagcagaatttagtgattcatcacttacataataacacctggtgctcatcataacaagtgccctccttaaattCTCtcttcaagggtgcctgggtagctcagttggttaagcatcccatttgtgatttcagctcaggtcatgatttcagggtcctgagattgagccctgcattaggctctgcactgagcatggaacctgcttaagat
Above is a window of Zalophus californianus isolate mZalCal1 chromosome 7, mZalCal1.pri.v2, whole genome shotgun sequence DNA encoding:
- the TREML1 gene encoding trem-like transcript 1 protein isoform X2, whose amino-acid sequence is MGPNLLLLLLLGLAEENEETYKVGSLADGPSSDTVDSASPLEPSQDKSIPLIWGTMLLLSLLVVAVVLFAVMAKRKENRLGVRGQPQSSGIPGMATSSVAHHISNSGLGLDLPSDIPYARLDSPPSFDNTTYSVPLDPPSEKSPPPAQSSSPPLPPKVLTCSKPVTYATVIFPGRDKVGGASLEPAQDPLNGQMPPS
- the TREML1 gene encoding trem-like transcript 1 protein isoform X1, with amino-acid sequence MGPNLLLLLLLGLAGQGSAGTFPEVLQAPVGGSILVQCHYGLQDIKARKVWCRVLPEGCQTLVSSAVNRRASGGERMFLTDLGGGLLQVEMITLREEDAGEYGCVVEGATGPQTVHRVALDVLPPEENEETYKVGSLADGPSSDTVDSASPLEPSQDKSIPLIWGTMLLLSLLVVAVVLFAVMAKRKENRLGVRGQPQSSGIPGMATSSVAHHISNSGLGLDLPSDIPYARLDSPPSFDNTTYSVPLDPPSEKSPPPAQSSSPPLPPKVLTCSKPVTYATVIFPGRDKVGGASLEPAQDPLNGQMPPS